A genomic segment from Pseudoduganella chitinolytica encodes:
- a CDS encoding Rne/Rng family ribonuclease: MKRMLFNATQQEELRVAIVDGQKLIDIDIETAGREQRKSNIYKGVITRIEPSLEACFVSYGEDRHGFLPFKEVARTYFREGCDVRNATIKEALREGQEIMVQVEKEERGNKGAALTSFISLAGRYLVLMPNNPRGGGVSRRVEGEERQELRETMDKLDLPQGMSVIARTAGIGRNVEELQWDLNYLMQLWRAIEGASKAASGAFLIYQESSLVIRAIRDYYQPDIGEILIDTDEIYEQAHQFMSHVMPDMVHRVKRYSDDVPLFSRFQIEHQIETAYSRTVPLPSGGAIVIDHTEALVSVDVNSARATRGSDIETTAFNTNCEAAEEVARQLRLRDLGGLIVIDFIDMEVAKNQREVEQRLKDALHHDRARVQMGKISRFGLMELSRQRLRPSLSEGSHVTCPRCSGTGHIRDTESSALQVLRIIQEEAMKENSAAIHVQVPVDVAAFLLNEKRGEVLKIENRHRITVILVPNKHLDTPHYKLERIKHDDPRLEDTAASYTMAEQAETDMAFAKRQKEEAKPRQEAVVKTITPSQPAPMVDRKPAEPVAPVAPPPAPVAAPPAEQGFFAKLVSFFTGKQPEPVAPPTPAIVTKPVVPSADRTDKNARGPRGRGRNGKGGRDEREPGSREEGVKPAAAEGRPARPPRPPREPREVREPREPREVVEGQAAPAARAERTERAERPERGERPERAPRPPREPREPREPKAQPAEAKAEELALAAAGVGPVGTGSAPATETPSLVKSAGTANAGPEGEEFEGGEGGDEPRRRRRRGGRNRNRREREGAEGIDGVEGSEGESGFAAEGDNADKAVVATVVVTETVEVATAVVTAVPAEQAEPIVQQAQPEAPVQAAVPAQAEPKLETAQEAAPAVAQAADDVVVVPAVEEAAVAQAPAAPAVEPAEAEIVEAPAAEPLPPVAEVAPEPVKAAAEAPVHAPVEAPAPVAAAPVEQAPAEPAPATPAPVQAEAPAAAPAPAPVEAPAPAPAPTPAPVRATAPAPAADLDALLASAGLQMASTDPAKLRAAQEAAAQEAPPAPVRRQRKPAPVVADEPLVQVSTRQ; encoded by the coding sequence ATGAAACGCATGTTGTTCAACGCCACGCAGCAGGAAGAGCTGCGCGTGGCAATTGTCGACGGTCAGAAACTGATCGACATCGACATCGAAACCGCCGGACGCGAGCAGCGCAAGTCCAATATCTACAAAGGCGTCATCACCCGCATCGAACCGTCGCTCGAAGCCTGCTTCGTCAGCTACGGCGAAGATCGCCACGGTTTCCTCCCATTCAAAGAAGTTGCCCGTACGTATTTCCGTGAAGGCTGCGACGTCCGCAATGCCACCATCAAGGAAGCGCTGCGCGAGGGCCAGGAAATCATGGTCCAGGTCGAAAAGGAAGAGCGCGGCAACAAGGGCGCTGCGCTGACGTCGTTCATCTCCCTGGCCGGCCGTTACCTGGTGCTGATGCCGAACAACCCGCGCGGCGGCGGCGTATCGCGCCGCGTCGAGGGCGAGGAGCGCCAGGAACTGCGCGAGACGATGGACAAGCTGGACCTGCCGCAAGGCATGTCCGTGATTGCCCGCACCGCCGGCATCGGCCGCAACGTCGAAGAGCTGCAGTGGGACCTGAACTACCTGATGCAGCTGTGGCGCGCGATCGAAGGCGCCTCCAAGGCCGCCTCGGGCGCCTTCCTGATCTACCAGGAAAGCTCGCTCGTCATCCGCGCCATCCGCGACTACTACCAGCCCGACATCGGCGAGATCCTGATCGACACCGACGAGATCTACGAACAGGCGCACCAGTTCATGAGCCACGTGATGCCCGACATGGTGCACCGCGTGAAACGCTACAGCGACGACGTGCCGCTGTTCTCGCGCTTCCAGATCGAACACCAGATCGAGACCGCGTACAGCCGCACCGTGCCGCTGCCGTCGGGCGGCGCCATCGTCATCGACCACACGGAAGCGCTGGTGTCGGTCGACGTCAACTCGGCCCGTGCCACGCGCGGTTCCGACATCGAGACGACCGCGTTCAACACCAACTGCGAAGCGGCCGAGGAAGTGGCCCGCCAGCTGCGCCTGCGCGACCTGGGCGGCCTGATCGTCATCGACTTCATCGACATGGAAGTGGCGAAGAACCAGCGCGAAGTGGAACAGCGCCTGAAAGACGCCCTGCACCATGACCGTGCGCGCGTCCAGATGGGCAAGATTTCCCGCTTCGGCCTGATGGAACTGTCGCGCCAGCGCCTGCGCCCTTCGTTGTCCGAAGGCTCGCACGTGACGTGCCCGCGCTGCTCCGGCACCGGCCATATCCGCGACACGGAATCGTCCGCCCTGCAGGTGCTGCGCATCATCCAGGAAGAGGCGATGAAGGAAAACAGCGCCGCCATCCACGTGCAGGTGCCGGTCGACGTGGCCGCCTTCCTGCTCAACGAGAAGCGCGGCGAAGTGCTGAAGATCGAGAACCGCCACCGCATCACGGTGATCCTGGTACCGAACAAGCACCTGGACACGCCGCACTACAAGCTGGAACGCATCAAGCACGACGATCCGCGCCTGGAAGACACGGCCGCCAGCTACACGATGGCCGAGCAGGCCGAGACCGACATGGCCTTTGCCAAGCGCCAGAAGGAAGAAGCCAAGCCGCGCCAGGAAGCCGTCGTCAAGACGATCACGCCAAGCCAGCCGGCACCGATGGTGGACCGCAAGCCGGCCGAGCCGGTCGCGCCGGTGGCGCCGCCGCCGGCCCCCGTCGCGGCGCCACCGGCCGAGCAGGGCTTCTTTGCCAAGCTGGTGTCGTTCTTTACCGGCAAGCAGCCGGAACCGGTGGCACCGCCCACCCCGGCCATCGTCACGAAACCGGTGGTACCAAGCGCCGACCGCACCGACAAGAACGCCCGTGGCCCACGCGGCCGTGGCCGCAACGGCAAGGGTGGCCGTGACGAGCGCGAACCTGGCAGCCGCGAGGAAGGCGTGAAGCCGGCCGCCGCGGAGGGCCGTCCAGCCCGCCCGCCGCGTCCGCCACGGGAACCGCGTGAAGTGCGTGAGCCGCGCGAGCCGCGTGAAGTCGTGGAAGGCCAGGCCGCGCCGGCCGCCCGTGCCGAGCGCACCGAGCGTGCCGAGCGTCCGGAACGTGGCGAGCGTCCGGAACGCGCTCCCCGCCCACCGCGCGAACCGCGTGAGCCACGCGAACCGAAAGCCCAGCCGGCCGAAGCGAAAGCCGAGGAACTGGCGCTGGCGGCAGCCGGTGTCGGTCCCGTCGGTACAGGCAGCGCCCCGGCCACGGAGACGCCAAGCCTGGTGAAATCGGCCGGCACCGCCAACGCGGGTCCGGAAGGTGAAGAGTTCGAGGGTGGCGAAGGGGGCGACGAGCCGCGCCGCCGCCGCCGTCGTGGCGGCCGCAACCGCAATCGCCGTGAACGCGAAGGCGCCGAGGGCATCGATGGCGTCGAAGGCAGCGAAGGCGAAAGCGGTTTTGCCGCCGAGGGCGACAATGCCGACAAGGCTGTCGTTGCAACGGTGGTCGTGACGGAAACCGTCGAGGTGGCGACCGCCGTCGTGACGGCAGTACCAGCCGAGCAAGCCGAGCCGATCGTGCAGCAGGCCCAGCCTGAAGCACCGGTCCAGGCCGCCGTACCGGCGCAAGCCGAACCAAAACTGGAAACAGCCCAGGAAGCGGCCCCGGCCGTAGCCCAGGCCGCCGATGACGTCGTGGTCGTGCCAGCCGTCGAGGAAGCCGCCGTTGCCCAGGCACCGGCCGCGCCCGCAGTCGAGCCGGCCGAAGCGGAAATCGTCGAGGCACCGGCCGCCGAGCCGCTGCCACCGGTAGCCGAGGTGGCACCGGAGCCCGTGAAGGCGGCGGCAGAAGCCCCGGTCCACGCACCGGTCGAGGCACCGGCGCCCGTCGCGGCCGCCCCGGTCGAGCAGGCTCCGGCCGAGCCAGCGCCAGCCACCCCGGCTCCGGTCCAGGCCGAAGCGCCGGCTGCAGCGCCAGCACCAGCGCCTGTCGAGGCACCGGCCCCAGCGCCTGCTCCGACACCGGCACCGGTACGGGCAACTGCACCGGCACCCGCGGCCGACCTGGACGCCCTGCTGGCCTCGGCCGGCCTGCAGATGGCGTCGACCGACCCGGCCAAGCTGCGCGCCGCGCAGGAAGCGGCCGCCCAGGAAGCGCCACCGGCACCGGTACGCCGCCAGCGCAAGCCGGCCCCCGTCGTCGCCGACGAGCCGCTGGTGCAAGTGTCCACCCGCCAGTGA
- the rluC gene encoding 23S rRNA pseudouridine(955/2504/2580) synthase RluC: MKDLERFSGMTTQNGPVRGGHKPAATSPNTVLPQAQFVTIGEEEAGQRIDNYLLRVCKGVPKSHIYRILRSGEVRVNKGRIDQLYRLVAGDVVRIPPVRVAEKAENNVPAAEFPIVFEDAHMLVVDKPAGVAVHGGSGVSFGVIEQLRASRPDAKFLELVHRLDRETSGLLLLAKKRSALTSLHEQMRDGLTDKRYLALAVGDWKNQRQHVKLPLHKYTTADGERRVAVQADGMPSHTVFTLLRKYDNFALLEAELKTGRTHQIRVHLASSGFPIAGDDKYGDFALNKALQKGDGSRGALKRMFLHAHQITFTHPETGKMMTLNAPLAPECEKFLVSLGQPRG; encoded by the coding sequence ATGAAGGACTTAGAGAGATTTTCTGGGATGACAACGCAAAACGGCCCCGTCCGGGGCGGTCACAAACCTGCCGCGACTTCCCCCAACACAGTCCTGCCGCAAGCGCAATTCGTCACGATCGGCGAAGAAGAGGCCGGTCAGCGGATAGATAACTACCTGTTGCGGGTTTGCAAAGGTGTACCGAAAAGCCACATCTACCGTATCCTCCGCTCAGGCGAGGTGCGGGTCAACAAGGGGCGCATCGACCAGCTGTACCGGCTGGTCGCGGGCGACGTCGTGCGCATCCCGCCGGTGCGCGTGGCGGAGAAGGCGGAAAACAACGTTCCGGCCGCCGAGTTCCCGATCGTGTTCGAGGATGCCCACATGCTGGTCGTCGACAAGCCGGCCGGCGTGGCCGTCCATGGCGGCTCCGGGGTGTCGTTCGGTGTAATCGAACAGTTGCGCGCATCGCGGCCGGATGCGAAGTTCCTGGAGCTGGTGCACCGCCTGGACCGGGAAACGTCGGGATTGTTGCTGCTGGCTAAGAAACGCTCGGCGCTGACGTCCCTGCATGAACAGATGCGCGATGGCCTGACGGACAAGCGCTACCTGGCCCTGGCGGTGGGGGACTGGAAGAACCAGCGCCAGCACGTCAAATTGCCGCTGCACAAATACACGACGGCGGATGGCGAGCGTCGCGTGGCCGTGCAGGCCGACGGCATGCCGTCCCACACGGTTTTCACATTGTTAAGGAAATATGACAACTTCGCGCTGCTGGAAGCGGAGCTGAAAACAGGGCGTACCCACCAGATCCGGGTTCATCTTGCATCGTCGGGCTTTCCTATCGCGGGTGACGACAAATACGGTGATTTCGCGCTCAACAAAGCATTACAGAAAGGTGACGGCAGTCGCGGCGCCCTGAAGCGGATGTTCCTGCACGCTCACCAGATCACGTTCACGCACCCGGAGACGGGCAAAATGATGACGCTGAACGCACCCCTCGCGCCCGAATGCGAAAAATTCTTGGTAAGCTTGGGGCAACCGCGCGGTTGA
- a CDS encoding HAD-IIIA family hydrolase produces MARKQFDLIVFDWDGTLMDSTATIVKSIQAAARDLGLPIPSREAAAHVIGLGLTEAMQVVLGPDVDPKYHPRMVERYRYHYLTKDHELTLFDGVPELLQDLSQQGYFLAVATGKSRVGLNRALNAAGLLATFDATRCADETFSKPHPAMLQELTRELGQDLKRTVMIGDTTHDLLMAQNAGAAGIAVEYGAHPVDQLAACRPLFSAKDVPELHRWLGEHA; encoded by the coding sequence ATGGCAAGAAAGCAATTTGACCTGATCGTGTTCGATTGGGATGGCACCTTGATGGACAGCACCGCCACGATCGTCAAGTCGATCCAGGCGGCGGCGCGCGACCTCGGCCTGCCCATTCCCAGCCGGGAAGCGGCCGCCCACGTCATCGGCCTGGGCCTGACCGAGGCGATGCAAGTGGTCCTGGGGCCGGACGTCGATCCGAAATACCATCCGCGCATGGTGGAGCGCTACCGTTATCACTACCTGACGAAGGACCACGAGCTGACGTTGTTCGACGGCGTGCCCGAGCTGCTGCAGGACCTGTCGCAGCAGGGGTATTTCCTGGCGGTGGCGACCGGCAAGAGCCGCGTCGGCCTGAACCGGGCGCTGAACGCGGCCGGCCTGCTGGCCACGTTCGATGCCACCCGCTGTGCCGACGAGACCTTCTCCAAGCCGCATCCCGCGATGCTGCAGGAACTGACGCGCGAGCTGGGCCAGGACCTGAAGCGCACGGTGATGATCGGCGACACGACGCATGACCTGCTGATGGCGCAGAACGCCGGTGCCGCCGGCATTGCCGTCGAGTATGGCGCCCATCCGGTAGACCAGCTGGCGGCGTGCCGCCCCCTGTTTTCCGCCAAGGACGTGCCCGAACTGCACCGATGGCTGGGCGAGCATGCCTGA
- a CDS encoding Rieske (2Fe-2S) protein: MGVRFPVTAGGEDATAFVIRHGGKAYGYLNRCAHVPIELDWAPGEFFESSKMYLMCSTHGAVYIPSTGQCAGGPCRGGKLRPIGVTERDDRLYWQPDEFVRPARA, from the coding sequence ATGGGCGTGCGCTTTCCCGTCACGGCGGGCGGCGAGGACGCGACCGCGTTCGTCATCCGCCATGGCGGGAAGGCTTATGGCTACCTGAACCGCTGCGCCCACGTACCGATCGAACTGGACTGGGCGCCGGGCGAGTTCTTCGAATCGAGCAAGATGTACCTGATGTGCAGTACGCATGGCGCCGTCTACATTCCCAGCACGGGCCAGTGTGCCGGCGGGCCGTGCCGCGGCGGCAAGCTGCGCCCCATTGGCGTGACCGAGCGCGACGACAGGCTGTACTGGCAGCCGGACGAGTTCGTGCGCCCGGCGCGCGCGTGA
- a CDS encoding S49 family peptidase, with product MSDNISPTPPSQPPVAPGPGQPPINWEREVLEKLVFATIKEQRANRRWSIFFKIFLLLMLFLAIASYFNLSFLGGDAEVGRHTALIEIEGNIESEGSGSAAVVIPALNKAFADDSSVAVVLHINSPGGSPVQAGMIVDEIQRLRKGYPDKPLYAVVDEICASGGYYIAASADSIYVNKASIIGSIGVLMDGFGFTGTMEKLGVERRLLTAGENKGFMDPFSPQSAKHKEHAQEMLNEIHEQFIDVVRAGRGKRLHETPEMFSGLFWTGTRAIKMGLADDLGSVDSVARDVVKAEDIIDYTQHEGLPERVLKKFGAAVGSGAFKAAVGEAARVSVR from the coding sequence ATGAGCGACAATATCTCCCCGACGCCTCCCTCGCAGCCGCCTGTTGCGCCCGGTCCCGGCCAGCCGCCCATCAACTGGGAACGCGAAGTGCTGGAAAAGCTCGTCTTCGCGACGATCAAGGAACAGCGCGCCAATCGCCGCTGGAGCATCTTCTTCAAGATCTTCCTGTTGCTGATGCTGTTCCTGGCCATCGCCAGCTACTTCAACCTGAGCTTCCTGGGCGGCGATGCGGAAGTGGGGCGCCATACGGCGTTGATCGAGATCGAAGGCAATATCGAGTCCGAGGGCAGCGGTTCCGCGGCCGTCGTGATCCCGGCGCTGAACAAGGCGTTCGCGGACGACAGTTCCGTCGCCGTCGTGCTGCACATCAATAGTCCGGGCGGCAGTCCCGTCCAGGCGGGCATGATCGTCGACGAGATCCAGCGCCTGCGCAAGGGCTATCCGGACAAGCCGTTGTATGCCGTCGTCGACGAGATCTGCGCCTCTGGCGGCTACTACATCGCCGCCTCGGCCGACAGCATCTACGTCAACAAGGCCAGCATCATCGGTTCCATCGGCGTGCTGATGGATGGCTTCGGTTTTACCGGCACCATGGAGAAGCTGGGCGTCGAGCGCCGCCTGCTGACGGCCGGCGAGAACAAGGGTTTCATGGACCCGTTCAGCCCCCAGTCGGCCAAGCACAAGGAACATGCCCAGGAGATGCTCAACGAAATCCACGAGCAGTTCATCGACGTGGTGCGGGCCGGCCGCGGCAAGCGCCTGCATGAGACGCCGGAAATGTTCTCCGGACTGTTCTGGACCGGTACCCGGGCCATCAAGATGGGCCTGGCGGATGACCTGGGCAGCGTCGACAGTGTCGCGCGCGACGTTGTCAAGGCCGAGGACATCATCGACTATACCCAGCATGAGGGCCTGCCCGAGCGCGTGCTGAAGAAGTTCGGCGCCGCCGTCGGCAGCGGCGCCTTCAAGGCCGCCGTGGGCGAGGCGGCCCGGGTGTCTGTGAGGTAA
- a CDS encoding pseudouridine synthase → MSKLSLDRILQSQGFGTRKYCRTLIEDGEVAVNGVVQDSYKTVVDTESLVLTVFDEEWRYREHVYIALYKPANFECSRKPSHRPGVLTLLPEQFTWREVQPVGRLDHDTTGLLLMSDDGPFIHALSSPKRHVPKVYQATTAEPVTDALVAQLLAGVQLHDEPAPLAALVCEQTGEHQLDIVLEQGKYHQVKRMLAAAGNHCSALHRAAIGGLTLASLGLQGGEWCYLDEAQLALLAG, encoded by the coding sequence ATGAGCAAATTATCCCTGGATCGGATCCTGCAATCGCAAGGCTTCGGCACCCGCAAGTACTGCCGCACCCTGATCGAGGACGGCGAAGTGGCCGTCAACGGTGTTGTGCAGGACAGCTATAAGACCGTCGTCGATACGGAAAGTTTGGTGCTGACCGTGTTCGACGAGGAATGGCGCTACCGCGAGCACGTCTACATCGCCCTGTACAAGCCTGCCAACTTCGAGTGTTCGCGCAAGCCCAGCCATCGTCCCGGCGTGCTGACGTTGCTGCCCGAGCAATTCACGTGGCGCGAAGTACAGCCCGTCGGCCGGCTCGACCATGACACGACGGGCCTGCTGCTGATGTCGGACGACGGCCCGTTCATCCACGCGCTGTCCTCACCCAAGCGGCACGTGCCGAAGGTGTACCAGGCCACGACCGCCGAGCCCGTTACAGACGCGCTGGTGGCCCAGTTGCTGGCCGGCGTGCAGTTGCACGACGAACCGGCGCCGCTGGCGGCCCTCGTGTGCGAGCAGACGGGGGAGCACCAGCTGGACATCGTGCTGGAACAAGGCAAGTACCACCAGGTCAAGCGCATGCTGGCCGCGGCCGGCAACCACTGCAGCGCGCTGCACCGTGCCGCCATTGGCGGCCTGACCTTGGCGTCGCTGGGTCTGCAGGGAGGCGAGTGGTGCTACCTGGACGAGGCGCAGCTGGCATTGTTGGCAGGCTGA
- a CDS encoding fumarylacetoacetate hydrolase family protein, giving the protein MKLATLNDGSRDGQLVVVARDLKTAVVADGIAPTLQRALDDWAFIAPQLDNLSRQLNDGKARRTFDFDPRRCMAPLPRAFQWADGSAYVNHVELVRKARNAEMPASFWQEPLLYQGGSDDFLGPTADIVVADEAWGIDFEAEVAVVTDDVPMGATPDEAFGQVRLLMLVNDVSLRHLIPDELAKGFGFFQSKPASAFSPVAVTPDELGDAWRDAKLHLALRSTWNGRLVGQPNAGVDMVFDFAQLVAHAAKTRNLRAGTIIGSGTVSNKDARKGYSCIAEKRCLETIADGKPVTPFMAYGDTIRIEMADGDGKSIFGAIEQTVRPTGYVPPAPVAAEKPE; this is encoded by the coding sequence ATGAAGCTCGCGACCCTGAACGACGGCAGCCGCGACGGCCAACTGGTCGTCGTCGCGCGCGACCTGAAAACGGCCGTCGTGGCCGACGGCATCGCACCGACCTTGCAGCGGGCGCTGGACGACTGGGCGTTCATCGCACCCCAGCTGGACAATCTGTCGCGCCAGCTGAACGACGGCAAGGCCCGCCGCACGTTTGACTTCGACCCGCGCCGCTGCATGGCGCCGCTGCCGCGTGCCTTCCAATGGGCCGACGGCTCTGCCTACGTCAACCACGTGGAACTGGTGCGCAAGGCGCGCAATGCCGAAATGCCGGCCTCGTTCTGGCAGGAGCCGTTGCTGTACCAGGGCGGCAGCGACGACTTCCTGGGGCCGACGGCCGATATCGTCGTGGCCGACGAGGCGTGGGGCATCGATTTCGAGGCGGAAGTGGCGGTCGTCACGGACGACGTGCCCATGGGCGCCACGCCTGACGAGGCGTTCGGCCAGGTCCGGTTGCTGATGCTGGTCAACGACGTCTCGCTGCGCCATCTCATTCCCGACGAGCTGGCCAAGGGGTTCGGCTTCTTCCAGTCGAAGCCCGCCAGCGCCTTTAGCCCCGTCGCGGTGACGCCGGACGAGCTGGGCGACGCCTGGCGCGACGCCAAGTTGCACCTGGCGCTGCGCTCGACGTGGAATGGCCGCCTGGTGGGCCAGCCCAATGCCGGCGTCGACATGGTGTTCGATTTCGCCCAACTGGTCGCCCATGCCGCGAAAACACGCAATTTGCGCGCCGGCACGATCATCGGTTCGGGCACCGTGTCGAACAAGGATGCCAGGAAGGGCTACTCATGCATTGCCGAGAAGCGCTGCCTGGAAACCATCGCCGACGGCAAGCCCGTGACGCCGTTCATGGCCTATGGCGACACCATCCGCATCGAGATGGCGGACGGCGACGGCAAGTCGATCTTCGGCGCCATCGAGCAGACGGTGCGGCCGACAGGCTACGTGCCGCCGGCTCCCGTTGCTGCGGAGAAACCGGAATAA
- the flhB gene encoding flagellar biosynthesis protein FlhB: MAEDSEAEKTEPASERRLQQAREEGDVPRSREVGTFAVLMVSGVALYVMGSSMAAKLGTALKSGLSLTREQVYNPDVLITRILTDVVNVLITFLPIGAAVMLVALISPVFVGGWLFSSKAFMPKFSKLNPINGITNMVSKNALVELLKAIVKTIVVGSVAYMVIMKQKDAMFGLANESLDNSIVHMLDMMAMSFLYLVGALGFIAVIDAPYQMWHYADKLKMTRQETIQESKENDGNPQIKGKIRQMQREMAKGRMMQDVPTADVVVTNPTHYAVALKYADGSKGAPKVVAKGTDEVAAKIRELAKEHKVAILEAPPLARALFKHTEIGDEIPARLYAAVAEVLAYVYQLRAYRPGGRYPDRPTQLDVPADMDPNNPASQKKPQ, from the coding sequence GTGGCAGAAGACAGCGAAGCCGAGAAGACAGAACCGGCGTCAGAGAGGCGCCTCCAGCAGGCGCGCGAAGAAGGCGACGTTCCCCGGTCCCGCGAAGTCGGCACGTTTGCCGTCCTGATGGTGTCGGGCGTGGCGCTGTACGTCATGGGCTCGTCCATGGCGGCCAAGCTGGGCACGGCCCTGAAATCGGGGCTGTCGCTGACGCGTGAGCAGGTCTACAACCCGGACGTGCTGATCACCCGCATCCTGACCGACGTGGTCAACGTGCTCATCACGTTCCTGCCCATCGGCGCCGCCGTCATGCTGGTGGCGCTGATCTCGCCCGTCTTCGTCGGCGGCTGGCTGTTCAGCTCGAAGGCATTCATGCCGAAGTTCAGCAAGCTCAACCCGATCAACGGCATCACCAACATGGTGTCGAAAAACGCGCTCGTCGAGCTGCTGAAGGCGATCGTCAAGACGATCGTCGTCGGCTCCGTGGCATACATGGTCATCATGAAGCAGAAGGACGCGATGTTCGGCCTCGCCAACGAGTCGCTCGACAACAGCATCGTGCACATGCTGGACATGATGGCAATGAGCTTCCTGTACCTGGTCGGTGCGCTCGGCTTCATCGCGGTGATCGACGCGCCGTACCAGATGTGGCACTACGCCGACAAGCTGAAGATGACGCGCCAGGAGACGATCCAGGAATCGAAGGAAAACGACGGCAATCCGCAGATCAAGGGCAAGATCCGCCAGATGCAGCGCGAGATGGCCAAGGGCCGCATGATGCAGGACGTGCCGACGGCCGACGTGGTCGTCACCAACCCGACGCACTATGCGGTGGCGCTGAAGTATGCCGACGGGTCGAAAGGTGCGCCGAAGGTTGTGGCCAAGGGTACCGACGAGGTGGCGGCCAAGATCCGCGAGCTGGCCAAGGAGCACAAGGTCGCGATCCTGGAAGCCCCGCCGCTGGCCCGTGCGCTGTTCAAGCACACGGAAATCGGCGACGAGATCCCGGCGCGGCTGTACGCGGCCGTGGCCGAAGTGCTGGCCTACGTCTACCAGCTGCGGGCATACCGTCCGGGCGGGCGTTATCCGGACCGTCCGACCCAGCTGGACGTGCCAGCCGACATGGACCCGAACAATCCGGCGTCGCAGAAGAAGCCGCAGTAA